From the Thermus brockianus genome, the window CTTGGCCCGGCGGGGCATCACCGCCCCTACCCCCATCCAGGCGGCCGCCCTCCCCTTGGCCCTGGAGGGCAAGGACCTCATCGGCCAGGCCCGCACGGGTACCGGCAAGACCCTGGCCTTCGCCCTGCCCATCGCCCAGGCCCTGGAACCGAGCCCCACCCGCGGCAGGAAGCCTAGGGCCCTGATCCTCACCCCCACCCGGGAACTGGCCCTCCAGGTGGCGGGGGAGGTGGCGGCGGTGGCCCCCCACCTCAAGGTGGTGGCGGTCTACGGGGGCACCGGCTACGGCAAACAGAAGGAGGAGCTTGCCCGGGGGGCGGACGTGGTGGTGGCCACCCCGGGGCGGGCCCTGGACTACCTGCGGCAAGGGGTTTTGGACCTTTCCGAGGTGAAAATCGCCGTCTTGGACGAGGCGGACGAGATGCTCTCCATGGGCTTTGAGGAGGAGGTGGAGGCCATCCTTTCCGCTACCCCTGCCGCGCGGCAGACCCTCCTTTTCTCCGCCACCTTGCCCTCCTGGGCGAGAAGGCTCGCCGAACGCTACATGAAGGCTCCCGTGGTCATCAACGTGGTGCGGGAGGAGGGGGTCACCTACCAGGAGGAGGCCATCCTGGCCCCGGGGGACCGGCTGGCCCTGCTTTCCGACATCCTGTACGTGAAGGCGCCCAAGCGGGCCATTGTCTTCACCCGCACCAAGGCGGAAACCGAGGAGGTGGCCACGGGCCTCTTGCGCCTGGGTCACCCGGCCCGGGCCATCCATGGGGACCTTTCCCAGACGGACCGGGAGCGGGTGATGCGGG encodes:
- a CDS encoding DEAD/DEAH box helicase; this encodes MEFKDFPLKEEIKEALARRGITAPTPIQAAALPLALEGKDLIGQARTGTGKTLAFALPIAQALEPSPTRGRKPRALILTPTRELALQVAGEVAAVAPHLKVVAVYGGTGYGKQKEELARGADVVVATPGRALDYLRQGVLDLSEVKIAVLDEADEMLSMGFEEEVEAILSATPAARQTLLFSATLPSWARRLAERYMKAPVVINVVREEGVTYQEEAILAPGDRLALLSDILYVKAPKRAIVFTRTKAETEEVATGLLRLGHPARAIHGDLSQTDRERVMRAFREGEVRILVATDVAARGLDIPEVDLVVHYRLPDKAETYQHRSGRTGRAGRGGEVVVLYGAREKRELSELERAVGRTFKRVNPPTPEEVLEAKWHHLLARLARVPERDFKPYLDFAGRLFAEGRVEVVAAIMALLLGGAPKEKSLLTGEEGWLTFKATGPRLTLPRLVALLKEQGLEVGKIAPGEEGFYVDLRPQDLPRLAEVQGVRLERAKRVEALPEAAPSRRRVRA